In the genome of Oncorhynchus nerka isolate Pitt River linkage group LG27, Oner_Uvic_2.0, whole genome shotgun sequence, the window ACATCATTGTGGTCTGCTCTCAATCTTGGTCACATGACTCTGGACCCAGGCTTCAGAAGGGTCAACACAAAATGTCTTCCCTTTCTTTGTGGTGAAACTGCAACAGATACACAACACATTGTCTCTCAGAACATCCAGTCTGTAATATGAACGGCTCCGTCTTGTCTTGTACAGTGTAGCCTGGatgtagcctggttccaggtgtGTTTGTGCTATCATACCAACTCCTTGTCACTCCTGGTCGTGTTTGGCATGACAAGGAGTTGACGTGAagtcacaaacagatctgggaccaggctagcccaGATGTTTACAGTTTAGAGTAGACTATGCTTACTTACATCAGTGCTTTGCGAGGGCAGCTACTGGAGGTTGTTCTAAAAGAAACCACTTGTTGAAGAGGGATCCTCGCGCTGAACTTTATACAGCATTCAGTTGACTTTTCCAATTTAATGACACCTGTAAACAAATGATCATAAACCACAGTTAACATAAAGAGCTCCAGCGTATTACACAATATGGGTAGTCATccactccccaacacacacacacacacacacacacacacacacacacacacacacacacacacacacacacacacacacacacacacacacacacacacacacacacacacacacacacacacacacacacacacacacacacacacacacacacacacacacacacacacacacacacacacacacacacacacacacacacacacacacacacacacacacacacacacacacacacacacacacacacacacacacacacacacacacacacacccaca includes:
- the LOC135565422 gene encoding C-C motif chemokine 13-like translates to MKTLTALLLLGLLCSLHMTSAGVIKLEKSTECCIKFSARIPLQQVVSFRTTSSSCPRKALIFTTKKGKTFCVDPSEAWVQSHVTKIESRPQ